In Ruminiclostridium papyrosolvens DSM 2782, the following proteins share a genomic window:
- a CDS encoding DUF6262 family protein, producing the protein MIHSERNVEGLRSYAEQKSKNTIAKVDEAIQKLIKSKSKINFNSVSMESGVSKAFLYNNDEIRERIDILRKQQEGLSSPSQVKREMTNNSKDILIAAKNKRIKELEEENKRLKDELMKLRGKLYDMQ; encoded by the coding sequence ATGATTCATTCTGAGAGAAATGTTGAGGGATTAAGATCTTATGCTGAACAGAAGAGCAAAAATACCATAGCCAAAGTTGATGAAGCAATACAAAAGCTTATTAAATCCAAATCTAAAATCAATTTTAATAGTGTTTCAATGGAGTCCGGAGTATCAAAAGCATTCCTTTACAATAACGATGAAATACGTGAAAGAATCGATATTTTACGAAAGCAGCAGGAGGGTCTATCTTCCCCATCTCAGGTTAAAAGAGAAATGACTAATAATAGTAAGGATATATTAATTGCTGCAAAGAATAAGCGTATAAAAGAGTTGGAAGAAGAAAATAAAAGGTTAAAAGACGAGCTGATGAAGCTCAGGGGTAAATTGTATGATATGCAGTAA
- the istA gene encoding IS21 family transposase, with protein MIKMAQLEDIRKMYFMEDLSIREISRRTGIHRDTISKYLSLEETKPPKYKLTKERNHPVLGPYIPMIRQIIEDDKQRHRKQRHTGTKIFGILRQEGFSGGYNTVSDFLRQEYRKQKEAFLPLEFELGTYAEVDWTEAYFYLNGKETKAHIFVMKLRGSGGFYVRAYPFEKQEAFFDGHIKCFEFMKGVPYKIAYDNLKTAVKKVLQGSNREEQEQFISLRTHYLYESTFCRPARGNEKGGVENAGKEVVRRFFVPYPDVNSFEELNHYLHNECIKLLEKNSKWEAEKSALRPLPTVRFDGARYKEAKVNRYSMIQFETNRYSVPTSYVGEKVTVRATAEEIKIISKGSTIAEHFRIHGRNKDSIILDHYLELLLFKSRALGNTKVYNPQTLPPIYEQYRRCLLARNPRGNREFVKILMLHRDYHPSQVTEAIEIAMEYNVYGYDGVLNILGQTLVLSHKADPINKDKLQSIPEVIVTPPNLDKYSILMTGGDH; from the coding sequence ATGATTAAGATGGCACAATTAGAAGATATCAGAAAAATGTACTTTATGGAAGACCTAAGTATCAGAGAAATAAGCCGCAGAACCGGAATTCACAGGGATACAATTTCAAAGTATTTATCTCTGGAGGAGACAAAACCTCCTAAATATAAGCTAACCAAAGAACGCAACCATCCTGTTTTAGGACCATATATACCAATGATTCGGCAAATTATCGAAGATGATAAGCAAAGGCATCGTAAACAACGGCATACCGGAACAAAAATATTTGGAATTTTAAGGCAAGAAGGCTTTAGCGGTGGTTACAACACTGTTTCTGACTTTCTCAGGCAGGAATACAGAAAACAAAAAGAAGCATTTCTTCCGTTGGAATTTGAGCTCGGAACTTATGCGGAAGTAGATTGGACAGAGGCATATTTCTATCTGAACGGTAAGGAAACAAAGGCTCATATTTTTGTTATGAAATTGAGAGGCTCTGGAGGCTTCTATGTAAGGGCATATCCCTTTGAGAAGCAGGAGGCATTCTTTGACGGACATATTAAATGTTTTGAGTTTATGAAGGGTGTACCCTACAAGATAGCCTATGACAATTTAAAAACAGCAGTTAAGAAGGTACTTCAGGGCAGTAATCGGGAAGAACAGGAGCAATTCATATCTCTTCGCACTCATTACCTTTATGAATCTACATTCTGCAGACCTGCTAGGGGTAATGAAAAAGGCGGAGTAGAAAATGCAGGTAAAGAAGTAGTCAGAAGATTCTTTGTACCTTATCCGGATGTAAATTCCTTTGAGGAATTAAATCATTACTTACATAATGAATGTATTAAGCTATTAGAGAAAAACTCAAAATGGGAAGCTGAAAAATCCGCATTAAGGCCATTGCCCACAGTAAGGTTTGATGGAGCAAGGTATAAAGAGGCTAAAGTTAACCGATATTCAATGATACAATTTGAAACCAACCGCTACTCCGTCCCTACTTCATATGTTGGAGAAAAGGTGACAGTTAGGGCAACTGCTGAAGAGATTAAAATTATCTCAAAAGGCTCTACAATCGCAGAACATTTCAGAATACATGGCCGCAATAAGGATAGTATCATACTGGATCACTATCTGGAACTTTTGCTTTTCAAATCTCGAGCATTAGGAAATACAAAAGTATACAACCCTCAGACACTTCCCCCTATCTATGAACAATATCGCCGCTGCCTGTTAGCAAGGAATCCCAGAGGTAACCGGGAATTTGTAAAAATACTTATGCTCCATAGAGATTACCATCCTTCACAGGTAACTGAAGCTATTGAAATAGCAATGGAATACAATGTTTACGGATATGACGGGGTACTTAACATACTGGGGCAGACATTGGTTTTAAGCCATAAAGCAGATCCCATTAACAAGGACAAGCTTCAGAGCATTCCGGAAGTTATTGTAACACCTCCTAATCTTGATAAATATAGCATACTGATGACAGGGGGTGATCATTAA
- the istB gene encoding IS21-like element helper ATPase IstB yields the protein MAVNKMLLEAYFKKLKMPQAAKIYESLAREAADNNLDYEGYLLGVLEQEVHQRENNRIQRGIRQACFPVIKTLESFDFKVIPSLRKPKILKLMQGEYIGNRENIILVGSSGVGKTHIATALGYEACRQGMRVKFYTAAGLINELLAAQQEYRLNKLEKQWLGPHLVILDELGYVPFSKVGAELLFQFCSSRYERGSLIITTNLEFPKWTEVLGDEQMTAALLDRITHNAHILNINGDSYRFKQALAKQTENV from the coding sequence ATGGCCGTTAACAAAATGCTTCTAGAAGCATATTTTAAAAAACTAAAAATGCCTCAGGCTGCCAAGATCTACGAGTCTTTAGCGAGAGAAGCCGCAGATAACAATCTTGATTATGAGGGTTACTTGTTAGGAGTATTGGAACAGGAAGTTCACCAGAGAGAAAACAACCGTATTCAAAGAGGCATACGTCAGGCATGCTTTCCAGTAATTAAAACACTTGAAAGTTTTGATTTTAAAGTAATCCCGTCCCTACGCAAGCCCAAAATATTGAAGTTAATGCAGGGGGAGTATATTGGGAACAGGGAAAACATAATACTTGTAGGTAGCTCTGGTGTAGGTAAAACACATATTGCAACGGCTCTAGGTTATGAAGCCTGCCGTCAGGGTATGAGAGTAAAATTCTATACGGCAGCAGGATTGATAAACGAATTACTTGCAGCACAACAGGAATATCGTTTAAACAAGCTTGAAAAACAGTGGTTGGGGCCACATTTAGTTATTCTGGATGAATTGGGATATGTACCATTCAGTAAGGTAGGTGCGGAATTGCTGTTTCAGTTTTGTTCTTCCCGATATGAAAGAGGTAGTCTAATCATAACTACAAATTTGGAATTTCCAAAATGGACGGAGGTGTTGGGAGATGAACAAATGACTGCGGCTTTATTGGATCGGATAACCCATAATGCCCATATATTAAATATTAATGGTGACAGTTATCGGTTTAAACAGGCCCTTGCCAAACAGACTGAGAATGTTTAA
- the tnpA gene encoding IS200/IS605 family transposase, translating to MDSESLAHSKYNCKYHIVFAPKYRRQVIYGKIKADIGQILRKLCDQKGVEIIEANACPDHIHMLVSIPPKISVSSFMGYLKGKSSLMIFDRHANLKYKYGNRHLWCKGFYVDTVGKNKNAIAKYIQNQLQNDIASDQMSLIEHIDPFTGEPVKKGK from the coding sequence ATGGATAGTGAAAGTTTAGCACACAGTAAATATAATTGCAAATATCATATAGTGTTTGCACCAAAGTATCGCAGACAAGTAATATACGGAAAAATAAAAGCAGATATAGGTCAAATATTGAGAAAGTTATGCGACCAAAAAGGAGTAGAAATAATAGAAGCAAATGCTTGTCCGGACCATATACATATGTTGGTGAGTATTCCACCTAAGATAAGTGTATCAAGTTTTATGGGATATTTAAAAGGGAAGAGTTCGTTAATGATATTTGACCGACATGCCAACTTAAAGTATAAATATGGGAATAGACATTTATGGTGCAAGGGATTTTATGTGGATACAGTAGGCAAAAATAAGAATGCAATTGCAAAGTATATACAAAACCAATTACAGAATGACATAGCAAGTGACCAAATGAGTCTGATAGAGCATATTGACCCGTTTACGGGCGAGCCAGTAAAGAAAGGCAAATAA
- a CDS encoding GerAB/ArcD/ProY family transporter, with the protein MIKEGKFGVSEAVWLVTITISAKVFYTSSAVLATLVGTTGWYTTLISAAIAALGFTFIYLLLKRFPNKGLVEIFDITLGRFAGFIFSGILAFMMMMIATVRMREFAEVLKVYVLPLTPPSFILGIFVIGVAVACSLGLEALARCAKLTAYIMIFAFFAILILGWQNYDVHRLFPIWGYGVDKTFFNGVVRNSAYGEVIIIAVFAGSLQGTKYIKKVGYISIAMSAVLISISILAYTLTFPYYVASEVTAPMYEMATLIDYGRFLQRLEPIFLFIWNISSFISVTAVFYTFTSIYSKMFRIQDRKAIVMPSAIILFFCSMIQKDMVSVIYGSVEALREYGGIFLFIPPIIALIVAKIRKKEAIPNA; encoded by the coding sequence ATGATAAAGGAAGGGAAATTTGGTGTTTCTGAAGCGGTTTGGCTTGTAACAATTACAATCTCTGCAAAGGTATTCTATACAAGCTCTGCAGTATTGGCAACCCTTGTTGGAACCACAGGTTGGTATACGACGTTAATATCTGCTGCAATTGCAGCATTAGGATTTACCTTTATTTATCTTTTGCTTAAACGCTTTCCCAACAAGGGGCTTGTGGAGATATTTGATATTACATTGGGGCGTTTTGCAGGCTTTATTTTCTCTGGAATTCTTGCGTTTATGATGATGATGATTGCCACTGTAAGAATGAGGGAATTTGCTGAAGTCTTAAAGGTTTATGTATTGCCTCTAACTCCTCCAAGTTTTATCTTGGGAATATTTGTTATAGGGGTTGCAGTAGCTTGTTCATTAGGATTAGAGGCGTTGGCAAGGTGCGCTAAACTAACTGCATACATAATGATATTTGCATTTTTTGCAATTCTTATATTAGGCTGGCAAAATTATGATGTTCATCGGTTGTTTCCAATATGGGGATATGGAGTTGATAAAACATTCTTCAATGGGGTTGTTAGAAACTCTGCTTATGGTGAAGTTATAATTATTGCAGTATTTGCAGGTTCACTTCAAGGCACGAAGTATATAAAAAAGGTAGGTTATATAAGTATTGCCATGTCAGCAGTGTTAATATCTATTTCGATTCTTGCTTATACACTAACATTTCCATACTATGTAGCCTCGGAAGTGACTGCTCCAATGTATGAGATGGCCACCTTGATTGACTACGGAAGATTCCTACAAAGACTTGAGCCTATTTTCCTTTTTATATGGAATATAAGCTCGTTCATATCGGTTACAGCAGTTTTTTACACCTTTACAAGTATATACAGCAAAATGTTCAGAATTCAGGATAGAAAAGCAATTGTAATGCCCTCTGCTATCATTCTGTTTTTTTGCTCCATGATACAAAAAGATATGGTTAGTGTTATTTATGGGAGCGTTGAGGCATTGCGTGAATACGGCGGTATATTCTTGTTTATACCTCCAATAATTGCATTAATCGTTGCAAAGATAAGGAAAAAGGAGGCTATACCGAATGCGTAG
- a CDS encoding tyrosine-type recombinase/integrase, which yields MESKRTPVKKKAKELAKFLREERPDYYYLKNVFRELRKELEVEIQADSKKLPYVPTEDELKRYYNEVWNSSNFQDMLIIKTLLYTGVRVSELINIKLDNVDFQDCQIRINNGKGNKDRIVPFPHSFKELLAMHHNNMKKNNASYLFESSWKKKYTDRGIRKIMAKYSEKANLQKSLSPHKLRHFLFTWLKKQGIDDSLIQPYSGHESRQTLEVYSKLSLADAQEKYNEVIAKFPI from the coding sequence ATGGAGAGTAAACGTACGCCGGTAAAGAAGAAGGCCAAGGAACTTGCCAAGTTCCTAAGAGAAGAAAGGCCAGATTACTATTATTTAAAAAATGTATTTCGTGAATTGCGGAAAGAACTTGAGGTTGAGATACAAGCGGATTCGAAAAAATTACCTTATGTTCCTACAGAAGATGAGTTAAAACGATACTATAATGAAGTATGGAACTCAAGTAATTTTCAAGACATGCTTATAATCAAAACCTTACTATATACTGGTGTCAGAGTAAGTGAGTTGATTAATATTAAACTTGATAATGTTGATTTTCAAGACTGCCAAATCAGGATAAATAATGGCAAGGGTAACAAGGATAGGATAGTTCCATTTCCTCACTCATTCAAAGAGCTGCTGGCCATGCATCATAATAATATGAAAAAAAATAATGCATCATATTTATTTGAATCTTCATGGAAAAAAAAGTATACCGACAGAGGAATTAGGAAAATAATGGCGAAATATTCAGAAAAGGCTAATTTACAGAAATCATTATCGCCACATAAACTAAGGCACTTTCTGTTTACATGGCTTAAAAAGCAGGGTATTGATGACTCATTGATTCAGCCATATTCAGGACATGAGAGTCGGCAGACGCTAGAGGTTTATTCAAAGTTGTCTTTGGCAGATGCCCAGGAGAAATATAATGAAGTAATAGCAAAATTCCCAATATAA
- a CDS encoding DUF4238 domain-containing protein, whose product MEKRNHHYVPQFYLNYFTDPSTPSIYSPYVWVYDKADESIKNKAPKNIAYEKGYNDIEDSEGNISSIVEDQFEKEIETPVSRVFRKLVKLNYISRSERLMLCKFVFSMVERVPKFSKTFKVLIESGRIKELSIKGIDYDNLSSKVMMDSVVRVTHVASHLLLRMSWSLLIAQEGTSFITSDNPVVIKDPDNLNMELCGFASSPQVEVTFPLTQKICLFGSWGRYRRIIEQVNADEVKEINFETFKYSHKYLFSSSKNFAKEILIVNNMVNNGLIC is encoded by the coding sequence ATGGAGAAAAGAAATCATCATTATGTACCGCAGTTTTACTTGAACTATTTTACTGATCCATCTACTCCTTCTATATATTCTCCTTACGTTTGGGTATATGATAAAGCAGATGAATCAATTAAGAATAAGGCACCTAAAAATATAGCATACGAAAAAGGATATAATGACATTGAGGATTCTGAAGGTAATATTTCTTCAATTGTGGAAGACCAATTTGAAAAAGAAATTGAAACTCCTGTATCTCGGGTGTTTAGAAAGTTGGTAAAACTAAACTACATTTCAAGAAGTGAACGATTAATGCTTTGTAAATTCGTATTTTCTATGGTTGAAAGAGTGCCTAAGTTTAGTAAAACATTCAAAGTTTTAATTGAAAGTGGGAGAATAAAGGAACTTTCAATTAAGGGAATTGATTATGATAATCTATCTTCAAAAGTTATGATGGATTCTGTTGTAAGAGTGACACATGTAGCAAGTCATTTACTTCTAAGAATGAGTTGGTCATTACTTATTGCTCAGGAAGGAACAAGTTTTATAACATCTGATAACCCAGTTGTTATAAAAGACCCTGATAATCTAAATATGGAGTTATGTGGGTTTGCAAGTAGTCCACAAGTTGAAGTTACTTTTCCTCTAACACAAAAAATTTGCCTGTTTGGGTCGTGGGGAAGATATAGAAGAATTATAGAACAGGTTAATGCGGATGAGGTAAAAGAAATCAATTTTGAAACTTTTAAATACTCTCATAAATACTTGTTTTCTAGCTCAAAAAATTTTGCTAAAGAAATTTTGATAGTAAACAATATGGTCAATAACGGACTCATATGCTAG
- a CDS encoding Ger(x)C family spore germination protein: protein MRRIILLISTCVILMLGLTACYDARELDDSAHVVTLGIDKGVSDKWRITVQFSTAKESSGGGGGGMEQDKKSGGGQEESQDGYTFVTIDTPSFFTGINMLNTTITRRLNFMHTQVLVFSEELAKEGLIGEFLAPMARYREIRRSLHVIVSKEPATDFIKENKPLFGTTLSKGMETMSQEANEISLFPHVTLNNLYDGMKSTYRQPIAILAAINDFNNYKEKSSEFQDNSQNSQGRVDYYAGELPRRGGSKIEFLGSALFNGDRMVGELNGEETRVMLIGKGDFKNGFFTIPDPKNPGLAIALDVRQTRKPNVKIKFEEGKPVINLKLQLEGDILAIQSRVNYESTELKPLLESAFEQYLKNGLDSLIEKCKNLKVDVFNFGDTAIMQFGTIQEWEKYNWKKQFEKSQINTEVKFTIRKPGTMLKSSPIISTEGKE from the coding sequence ATGCGTAGGATAATCCTGTTAATTTCAACTTGTGTAATTCTTATGTTAGGCCTTACTGCCTGCTATGATGCAAGAGAGTTAGACGATTCAGCCCATGTAGTCACGTTAGGGATAGACAAAGGAGTGTCGGATAAATGGAGAATAACCGTTCAATTTTCTACTGCAAAGGAAAGTTCGGGAGGTGGCGGCGGTGGAATGGAGCAAGATAAAAAAAGCGGAGGCGGGCAAGAGGAAAGTCAGGATGGTTACACATTTGTCACAATAGATACTCCTTCTTTTTTTACAGGGATCAATATGTTAAATACAACAATAACAAGAAGGTTAAACTTTATGCACACACAGGTTTTAGTTTTTTCAGAGGAACTGGCTAAAGAGGGCTTGATAGGAGAATTTCTTGCTCCTATGGCGAGATACAGGGAGATAAGAAGGTCTCTCCATGTAATTGTGTCGAAAGAACCTGCAACGGATTTTATTAAAGAGAACAAACCTCTATTTGGAACAACACTATCAAAGGGGATGGAGACAATGTCACAGGAAGCAAATGAAATTAGCCTCTTCCCTCATGTTACCCTAAATAACCTTTATGATGGAATGAAATCCACTTACCGTCAGCCTATTGCTATCCTTGCAGCAATAAACGATTTTAACAATTATAAAGAAAAGAGTTCTGAATTTCAAGATAATTCCCAAAATTCCCAAGGTAGAGTAGATTACTATGCTGGGGAACTTCCAAGAAGGGGAGGAAGTAAAATTGAGTTTTTGGGGTCAGCTCTCTTTAACGGAGATAGGATGGTGGGTGAACTCAACGGTGAGGAAACAAGGGTTATGCTTATTGGCAAAGGGGACTTTAAAAATGGTTTTTTCACTATACCTGACCCTAAAAACCCTGGCCTGGCAATTGCTTTAGATGTCCGTCAAACAAGAAAGCCAAATGTAAAAATCAAGTTTGAGGAAGGAAAGCCTGTCATTAATCTAAAATTACAACTCGAAGGCGATATTCTCGCCATACAGTCCAGGGTTAATTATGAAAGCACAGAGCTAAAACCGCTATTAGAGAGTGCTTTTGAGCAGTATTTAAAGAATGGGTTAGATAGTTTGATAGAAAAATGCAAAAACCTGAAAGTGGATGTATTTAACTTTGGAGACACTGCCATAATGCAGTTTGGAACTATACAGGAATGGGAGAAATACAACTGGAAAAAGCAGTTTGAAAAGTCGCAGATTAATACAGAAGTAAAATTTACAATAAGAAAGCCAGGAACAATGCTGAAAAGCTCTCCTATAATATCAACGGAGGGGAAAGAGTAG
- a CDS encoding tyrosine-type recombinase/integrase encodes MRVETIITSENRVRYALVDTSGEFVVPVLKYLKFKDNSGSARNSLRSYCYHLKLFFEYLEKKNLDYLSIQIDDIAEFIRWLQSPFGKLNVTPIALTEMGRSPRTINTVLSTVLGFYDYIRRHEEYNNQLSVQMIRQISGSRRGFKDFLYHISKNKKYNAKLFKIKVPKQKPKTIPKKDIETLINACNNIRDKFLIQLLWESSIRIGEALALWLEDFEIDGNKIHIRDRGQLENMAEIKTVCSPRDIDVSNDLINFYFDYIAECHTDEVDTNHVFIKLSGRSKYKPMEYQDVVSLFKRLGEKTGIIIMPHVLRHSSLTELRRSGWKDEHLMKRAGHAHIQTTLQMYVHPSDDDIRKEWENAQRNFTCRLDEE; translated from the coding sequence ATGCGTGTTGAAACCATTATTACATCAGAAAATAGAGTACGCTATGCTCTTGTAGATACGAGTGGTGAATTTGTAGTACCTGTTTTAAAATATCTTAAGTTTAAGGATAATAGTGGTTCGGCAAGGAACTCACTGCGTTCATATTGCTATCATTTAAAATTGTTCTTTGAATATTTAGAAAAGAAGAATCTGGATTACTTAAGTATACAGATAGATGATATTGCTGAATTTATTCGGTGGTTGCAGAGTCCATTTGGTAAATTAAATGTAACACCTATAGCTTTAACAGAAATGGGTAGATCACCGAGAACTATTAATACTGTACTTTCTACTGTTTTAGGGTTTTATGACTATATAAGGAGACATGAAGAATACAACAATCAATTATCGGTTCAGATGATTAGGCAAATTTCTGGTTCAAGAAGAGGATTCAAAGATTTTTTATATCACATAAGCAAAAATAAAAAATATAATGCAAAATTATTTAAAATCAAAGTTCCAAAGCAAAAACCAAAGACTATTCCCAAAAAGGATATTGAGACACTTATAAATGCTTGTAATAATATACGGGATAAATTTTTAATCCAACTTCTATGGGAAAGCTCTATCCGGATCGGAGAAGCCCTAGCTTTATGGCTTGAAGACTTTGAAATAGATGGTAATAAAATACATATTAGAGATCGCGGACAACTAGAAAATATGGCAGAAATTAAAACAGTATGCAGCCCCAGAGATATAGACGTCTCTAACGATTTAATAAATTTCTATTTTGACTATATTGCTGAATGCCATACGGATGAAGTAGATACAAATCATGTATTTATAAAGCTATCTGGTAGAAGTAAATATAAGCCTATGGAGTATCAAGATGTTGTATCATTATTTAAACGGTTAGGAGAAAAAACAGGTATTATAATAATGCCCCATGTTTTAAGGCATAGTTCATTAACCGAACTCAGAAGATCTGGATGGAAAGATGAGCATTTGATGAAACGTGCTGGTCATGCCCATATACAAACGACATTACAGATGTATGTTCATCCCAGTGATGATGACATTAGGAAAGAATGGGAGAATGCCCAAAGAAATTTTACATGTAGATTAGATGAGGAGTGA
- a CDS encoding site-specific integrase, giving the protein MKISYQPIEVEANKLIAELDGYWLENDIWDINSPIFDKYRPEKLHKKTSVINFSKLSSGVKEEIKYFLMINITSQKMSLNLAIHYGLHLSRFSRFVKTHYPKMLSLTEVSPEKLKRQWTTYLISEGAKINKAGKLSNSYYESMVNQLIKIVFDFYDTRNEFEKDIWDCRKIPGARIGITNTGFLLDFLKIPMQFRDLAKRYLKVRIVSRSWDQCYIDLQSLKLFFTFFVKNYPSITTLTDLNRNDFENYLAWFKNYTKGMEKTHIAYFVSLKLFISYIQMADYPEAPVKDISKLIFDEDFPKKKIKADENIKYIPEGVIIQLEKNFSKIEPADCIPIVILLRISGWRISDILNLKYNECLQKTSQGWYLCGDIVKTEVMGHRIPITDEVAAIVKVLIEEVKQKSTKQNNPHKLLFVRLKGRRIGKPPIRSYIIDALNRLANKYEIVDDQGKIFKFANHAFRHTKAMELINNGMNLLHVQKWMAHASPEMTLRYARILDTTMRKSWEEVARQGIFKIDDTGNIKKIDISDIENENVIEWEYIRYNLDAVRMPLGYCMKPKKQECHTQLNPCLTCRNLCTTAEFIPQYEFEICETKALIERGKMQNRTVWVEKNQALLEKYETVLEVLKTGCLYHKAGKKGREFVGEERKNDSF; this is encoded by the coding sequence TTGAAGATTAGTTATCAACCTATTGAAGTAGAAGCAAATAAACTTATTGCGGAATTAGACGGGTATTGGCTTGAAAATGATATTTGGGATATTAACTCCCCTATTTTTGATAAGTATAGACCAGAAAAGCTACATAAGAAAACATCGGTAATCAATTTTTCGAAACTTAGTTCTGGAGTTAAAGAAGAAATAAAATATTTCCTTATGATAAATATTACTTCACAAAAAATGAGTTTAAATCTTGCCATTCATTATGGGCTACACCTAAGTAGGTTTTCAAGATTTGTGAAAACTCATTATCCTAAAATGCTTTCATTGACAGAAGTTTCTCCCGAAAAATTAAAACGGCAGTGGACTACATACCTTATAAGCGAGGGTGCAAAAATAAATAAAGCTGGTAAATTATCTAACAGCTATTATGAATCAATGGTAAATCAACTTATTAAAATAGTATTTGATTTTTATGATACCAGAAACGAGTTCGAAAAAGATATTTGGGACTGCCGTAAGATACCAGGTGCTAGAATAGGAATTACTAATACAGGATTTTTACTTGATTTTTTGAAAATACCAATGCAATTCCGTGACTTAGCAAAAAGATATTTAAAAGTTAGAATTGTAAGTCGTTCATGGGATCAGTGCTATATTGACCTACAGTCTTTAAAATTGTTTTTCACATTTTTTGTTAAAAACTATCCAAGCATAACTACTTTAACTGACCTTAACCGAAATGATTTTGAGAATTATTTGGCATGGTTCAAGAACTATACAAAAGGCATGGAAAAAACTCATATAGCTTATTTTGTTAGTCTTAAACTTTTTATTAGTTATATTCAAATGGCTGATTACCCAGAGGCGCCAGTTAAAGATATCAGTAAATTAATTTTTGATGAGGACTTCCCCAAAAAGAAAATTAAAGCAGATGAAAATATTAAATATATTCCAGAAGGTGTGATTATACAATTAGAGAAAAATTTTAGTAAAATTGAACCAGCTGATTGTATTCCAATAGTTATACTGTTAAGAATATCAGGATGGAGAATTTCTGACATATTAAATTTGAAATATAATGAATGTTTACAAAAAACTTCACAGGGATGGTATCTTTGTGGTGACATTGTTAAAACTGAGGTAATGGGCCATAGAATACCTATTACTGATGAAGTAGCAGCCATAGTGAAAGTACTTATTGAAGAAGTAAAACAAAAAAGTACAAAGCAAAATAATCCTCATAAGCTGTTATTTGTCAGACTCAAAGGAAGAAGAATTGGTAAACCTCCAATAAGATCATACATAATTGATGCCCTAAACCGCTTAGCGAATAAATATGAGATTGTAGATGATCAAGGAAAAATATTTAAGTTTGCAAATCATGCATTTAGGCATACAAAAGCTATGGAATTGATCAACAATGGGATGAATCTACTACATGTTCAGAAGTGGATGGCTCATGCATCTCCGGAAATGACGTTACGATACGCAAGAATCTTAGATACAACAATGAGAAAATCATGGGAGGAAGTTGCTCGGCAAGGAATTTTTAAGATTGATGATACAGGAAACATAAAAAAGATTGATATAAGCGATATTGAAAACGAAAATGTTATTGAATGGGAGTATATAAGGTATAATCTTGATGCAGTACGTATGCCTTTAGGATATTGTATGAAGCCTAAAAAGCAGGAATGTCATACTCAATTAAATCCATGCCTAACTTGCCGAAATTTGTGTACAACAGCAGAATTTATTCCTCAGTATGAATTTGAAATATGTGAAACAAAAGCTTTAATTGAACGAGGAAAAATGCAAAATAGAACGGTATGGGTAGAGAAAAACCAAGCCTTACTGGAAAAATATGAGACAGTGCTTGAGGTTCTTAAAACAGGATGCTTATATCACAAGGCTGGGAAAAAAGGTAGAGAATTTGTTGGGGAGGAAAGGAAAAATGATTCATTCTGA
- a CDS encoding SPASM domain-containing protein: MELRSPCGGSIGQLSCNYDGLIYSCDEGRMLAELVDAGFKLGNVFENGYKDLISSPVTRAIMFGNYPP; the protein is encoded by the coding sequence ATGGAATTACGTTCACCCTGTGGTGGTTCAATAGGGCAATTATCATGTAATTATGATGGTCTTATATATTCTTGTGACGAAGGAAGGATGCTTGCAGAATTAGTAGATGCCGGCTTTAAACTTGGTAATGTTTTTGAAAACGGGTATAAGGATTTGATCAGTAGCCCAGTTACAAGGGCTATAATGTTTGGAAACTATCCACCTTGA